From Mauremys reevesii isolate NIE-2019 linkage group 10, ASM1616193v1, whole genome shotgun sequence, the proteins below share one genomic window:
- the LOC120373643 gene encoding coiled-coil domain-containing protein 70-like, which produces MDQRKQKPERGLDYSTLRVRINNETSVSHNAKQETKNRLAPFTNLRKKHLSKNLKEEKRALQEEIKVFWEENKNFHEEIKAFQGENKAKAMGLEIKAFREKNKNFMEEIKAFLEDNKALLEEIKAFQLKKKAFQEQLSTIQEKIEAFQEKIKVSEEEIAVFEERNEAFRETIRVFQRKNKGFQEKNKALREKNKALQEKNEAAQERNNTFWKEYKAFWKKDKVFWEEDMAISRDKMALWEEYMAFRENDQDLQEEKGALWDMVEVLWDEKYALWKKVHSPAGEELSQAAENNADGDHGPAVHTMTNAPEGPRQV; this is translated from the coding sequence ATGGACCAGAGGAAGCAAAAACCAGAACGAGGGTTGGACTATAGCACCTTACGGGTCAGAATAAACAATGAGACATCTGTCTCACATAACGCAAAGCAGGAGACCAAGAACCGTCTGGCACCCTTTACTAACCTCCGCAAGAAGCACCTCAGCAAGAATCTGAAGGAGGAGAAAAGAGCCTTACAAGAAGAGATCAAGGTCTTTTGGGAGGAAAATAAAAATTTCCATGAAGAGATCAAGGCCTTTCAAGGGGAGAACAAAGCCAAGGCCATGGGATTAGAGATTAAGGCCTTCCGAGAAAAGAACAAGAACTTCATGGAAGAGATCAAGGCATTTCTGGAGGACAACAAGGCCTTGCTGGAAGAGATCAAGGCCTTCCAACTGAAAAAGAAAGCTTTCCAGGAACAGCTTAGCACCATTCAAGAAAAGATTGAAGCTTTCCAGGAGAAGATCAAGGTCTCTGAGGAGGAGATTGCGGTCTTTGAGGAAAGGAATGAGGCTTTCCGGGAAACAATCAGGGTCTTCCAGAGAAAAAACAAGGGCTTCCAAGAAAAAAATAAGGCCCTGCGTGAGAAAAACAAAGCCTTGCAGGAAAAGAATGAAGCTGCCCAGGAGAGGAACAATACTTTCTGGAAGGAATACAAAGCTTTCTGGAAGAAGGACAAGGTCTTCTGGGAGGAGGATATGGCCATCTCAAGGGATAAAATGGCCCTCTGGGAAGAGTACATGGCTTTCAGGGAGAATGATCAAGACCTACAAGAGGAAAAAGGAGCTCTTTGGGACATGGTAGAAGTCCTGTGGGATGAGAAATATGCCCTGTGGAAGAAGGTACACAGCCCAGCAGGAGAAGAACtatctcaagctgcagagaacaaTGCTGATGGTGATCATGGTCCAGCTGTACATACTATGACAAACGCTCCAGAGGGACCAAGGCAGGTCTAG